The following are encoded in a window of Elusimicrobiota bacterium genomic DNA:
- a CDS encoding tetratricopeptide repeat protein, with translation MGAKSKMRAPGFPCDSGERAEGVSAWLVPAAVFVITCAFFLPVLSNGFVNWDDDKWLLTNPYFRGLGWAQMKWMFTSFLMRNYVPLTWISWALDYQLWGMNPFGFHLTNLLLHGLNAVVFYRLCLRLLDCALPASGRERATGLRACSGLAALFFAVHPLRVESVAWAVERRDVLSGLFYLLTLLGYLRACGAQLEPARRRRWLAASLAAYAVSLSAKGMGVSLPLILVVLDIYPLRRLSGDCRGWLGPGSRGVLLEKIPFLFLALAVGLIGLLGQAHSATMLSLREYGPAARLAQACFGLVFYLVKTAFPLQLAPLYELPLRLEPGSWPFPQSMALVCGLTAGFVALRRRWPAGLAVWTCYAATLVPVSGLVQFGAQIAADRYTYLPCLGWAVLLGGGLLALWRRRSPWLPLALGLAVTAVAVLGSMTWRQARFWHDSESLWRRVLAVDPDSSVAHNNLGNVFSARGGTQEAVAHYRQALRLNPNFEEAHNNLGAVLAAQGRLAEAISCYQAALRIKPDYAEAHNNLGLALASQGGLDEAAVQYREALRIKPDYAEAYNNLGLLRVGQGRLDEAISYYQEALKILPDHPVIHANIGIALYRRGQVEEAIRQYREALALDPGAAQVRKTLELLGALPVSPARP, from the coding sequence ATGGGCGCCAAATCGAAGATGCGCGCGCCCGGCTTTCCCTGCGATTCAGGGGAGCGCGCGGAGGGAGTATCCGCCTGGCTGGTCCCTGCGGCCGTCTTCGTCATAACCTGCGCGTTCTTCCTACCGGTCCTCAGCAACGGGTTCGTCAATTGGGACGACGACAAGTGGCTCCTGACCAACCCCTACTTCCGCGGGCTGGGCTGGGCGCAGATGAAATGGATGTTCACCAGCTTTCTCATGCGCAATTACGTGCCCCTGACCTGGATTTCCTGGGCTCTCGACTACCAACTCTGGGGGATGAATCCCTTCGGCTTTCATCTCACCAATCTGCTTCTCCACGGACTCAACGCCGTGGTGTTCTACCGGTTATGCCTGCGCTTGCTGGACTGCGCTCTGCCCGCCTCCGGCCGGGAGCGGGCTACCGGTCTGCGCGCGTGCTCGGGGCTGGCCGCGCTTTTTTTCGCGGTCCATCCGCTGCGGGTCGAATCCGTGGCCTGGGCCGTGGAGCGGCGCGACGTGCTTTCCGGCTTGTTCTATCTGCTGACCCTGCTGGGCTACCTGCGGGCTTGCGGCGCGCAGTTGGAGCCGGCGCGCCGCCGGCGCTGGCTGGCCGCTTCCCTGGCGGCTTACGCCGTGTCGCTGTCGGCCAAGGGGATGGGGGTGAGCCTGCCGCTGATCCTCGTGGTGCTGGACATCTACCCTTTGCGCCGGCTCTCCGGCGACTGCCGGGGCTGGCTTGGGCCCGGGTCCAGGGGAGTCCTCCTGGAAAAGATCCCCTTCCTGTTTTTAGCCCTGGCCGTCGGACTCATCGGGCTCCTGGGCCAGGCGCACAGCGCAACCATGCTGTCTTTGCGAGAATACGGACCGGCCGCGCGCCTGGCCCAGGCGTGTTTCGGCTTGGTCTTTTACCTGGTGAAGACGGCCTTTCCCCTCCAGCTTGCGCCGCTTTACGAGCTGCCGCTGCGTCTTGAACCCGGGTCCTGGCCGTTTCCGCAGAGCATGGCTCTTGTCTGCGGCCTGACCGCGGGCTTCGTCGCCCTGCGCCGGCGCTGGCCGGCGGGCCTGGCCGTGTGGACATGCTACGCCGCGACCTTGGTCCCGGTTTCCGGGCTGGTTCAATTTGGAGCCCAGATAGCCGCGGACCGATACACCTACCTTCCCTGCCTGGGCTGGGCCGTGCTCTTAGGCGGCGGCCTTCTGGCTCTCTGGCGCCGGCGCAGCCCATGGCTGCCCCTGGCCCTGGGGCTGGCGGTGACGGCCGTGGCGGTGCTCGGCTCCATGACTTGGCGGCAAGCCCGGTTCTGGCATGACTCCGAAAGCCTGTGGCGCCGCGTACTTGCCGTCGACCCGGACTCCAGCGTGGCCCACAACAACCTGGGCAATGTCTTTTCCGCGCGCGGAGGGACGCAGGAGGCTGTCGCGCATTACCGCCAAGCGCTCCGGTTGAACCCGAATTTCGAGGAAGCCCACAACAACCTCGGCGCGGTTTTGGCCGCCCAAGGCAGGCTCGCGGAAGCGATATCTTGCTACCAAGCGGCTCTCCGGATCAAACCGGATTATGCCGAGGCGCATAACAACCTGGGATTGGCCTTGGCCAGCCAAGGCGGGCTCGACGAGGCGGCCGTCCAGTACCGGGAAGCCCTGAGAATCAAGCCGGACTACGCGGAGGCCTACAACAATCTGGGCCTGCTGCGCGTGGGGCAGGGCCGATTGGACGAGGCCATCTCCTATTACCAGGAAGCGCTGAAGATCCTTCCGGACCACCCGGTCATCCACGCCAACATCGGCATAGCCCTTTACCGGCGGGGACAAGTCGAGGAGGCCATCCGGCAGTACCGTGAAGCCTTGGCCCTGGATCCCGGCGCCGCGCAGGTGCGCAAGACCCTGGAACTTCTAGGCGCCCTGCCGGTTTCCCCAGCCAGGCCTTGA